A part of Anolis carolinensis isolate JA03-04 unplaced genomic scaffold, rAnoCar3.1.pri scaffold_10, whole genome shotgun sequence genomic DNA contains:
- the LOC134293725 gene encoding uncharacterized protein LOC134293725 isoform X2, which yields MAKTSALLLALLAAFLGVTFGSGERPVSDGGEGLVLPKAELSRSKRSPGGTELCPCPGMDAPKRHKHHCPCDHFGFFFMTEEPHRRRRRRHHHHPHHPHHHHGRKAKHHLQQRKNQCLRFLKHCLRRQISIPL from the exons ATGGCGAAGACAAGCGCATTGCTTCTGGCCCTCCTGGCCGCCTTTTTGGGGGTCACATTTGGCTCAGGTGAGCGCCCAG tgtCGGATGGAGGAGAAGGCCTTGTCCTCCCAAAGGCAGAACTGAGCAGGTCAAAACGCAGCCCAGGTGGGACAGAACTCTGCCCATGCCCAG GCATGGACGCCCCGAAAAGACACAAGCACCATTGTCCTTGCGATCATTTTGGCTTCTTCTTCATGACAG AAGAACCCCATCGTCGCCGCCGTCgccgccatcatcatcatccccatcatcctcatcatcaccaCGGCAGAAAAGCCAAGCATCACTTGCAGCAAAGGAAGAATCAGTGCCTGCGGTTCCTGAAGCATTGCCTTCGGAGGCAGATCAGCATCCCCCTTTAG
- the LOC134293725 gene encoding uncharacterized protein LOC134293725 isoform X3, which translates to MAKTSALLLALLAAFLGVTFGSVSDGGEGLVLPKAELSRSKRSPGGTELCPCPGMDAPKRHKHHCPCDHFGFFFMTEEPHRRRRRRHHHHPHHPHHHHGRKAKHHLQQRKNQCLRFLKHCLRRQISIPL; encoded by the exons ATGGCGAAGACAAGCGCATTGCTTCTGGCCCTCCTGGCCGCCTTTTTGGGGGTCACATTTGGCTCAG tgtCGGATGGAGGAGAAGGCCTTGTCCTCCCAAAGGCAGAACTGAGCAGGTCAAAACGCAGCCCAGGTGGGACAGAACTCTGCCCATGCCCAG GCATGGACGCCCCGAAAAGACACAAGCACCATTGTCCTTGCGATCATTTTGGCTTCTTCTTCATGACAG AAGAACCCCATCGTCGCCGCCGTCgccgccatcatcatcatccccatcatcctcatcatcaccaCGGCAGAAAAGCCAAGCATCACTTGCAGCAAAGGAAGAATCAGTGCCTGCGGTTCCTGAAGCATTGCCTTCGGAGGCAGATCAGCATCCCCCTTTAG